In Xylanibacter ruminicola 23, a single genomic region encodes these proteins:
- a CDS encoding translocation/assembly module TamB: MKLLKRFVSWTIWGVILLNVALMTVSYIPQAQNYLGSKVADAIADKLGTQVSIGRVDLGLFNRVIIDDVRIKDQQQQDMLRVGRLSVRLELLPLLDGKISISSAQLFGAHLILYKENERSKTNFQFVLDSLASKDTTSHTPLDLRINSLIVRRTSVTYDEKYKPVTIGVFNPSHLKISDLSAHINLKALTDDSLNVNVKRLELKERCGLVVKRLKFHLAAGRKQSQLENLLVELPQSRLQIDTLNATYLMTDSGLQKGSLDYYGKISNTSITPSELVCFVPQLKGLSNRLSIATSFNGTDTKVTIPSLLIASAGHELDINAHGWVADWQKRPSWSVQLNRLAVSEGYLATLANAFPQIPEELTRMGGVQLSAESERNQQGAGNLQADVHTGAGDAKVDMNLAADQSFAGTVEVAALNLQQLLASNDLGKLTTTLALKGQLHEGQKPDVNVDGIISDFDYKGYTYHNLALNGGYNQGVITGNFDINDLNLEAQITAELADQHLNDKPLNSIKLQANIERYNPHALHLTDQWGGATLSGQLEANLAARNLNDAQGNIRLSNFNISATEQHPAYRLDNLNITTGHTDGIHFLTVKSDFADAELKGQFDFNTLAGSFVNLLKSKLPTLPILPATTTKTHNNFVVRLMVSKSDWLRRVFNVDLQLRQPVTLQARVNDFTNELYLNGDIPSFAYNGSWYSDGYINISSPADTMRCNLNIRKQMDDGQHLDLGLSAHAANNNLTTSLYWDNHNEGERMSGELNTIMQLYHNVAGKQEAHLRFMPSHIILRGEGWDVEPSDVLYSDKFLLVDHFSVQHGRQHIIVDGIASKNATDSLTVDLREVEVGYILDLVNFHSVEFSGKATGKARAWSLFDEFKANADLTVDEFKFERGRMGVLHALANWNHEAQQIDIHAVADDGPDAQTRINGYVSPVHNTIDLGIEADGTSIEFMHNFTKSFLSSITGHGKGLARVAGTLDDINLTGKLIVDGEATVTPLNTTYKLVRDTVVMVPNEIELRHMPIYDALGNKAILSGGIHHQSLTNLSFDLFVETDNLLAYDFKDFTNPDGSESTFYGTVYAGGNVSISGHGNDVIIDCNVTPQPGSVFVYNAASPDAISNQEFITWEHPDTTTVGTTAKLGATTPANTRADDTDIYINFQINATPNAALKLLMDEGTKDYITLYGNGSIRASFHNKGSFNMFGTYTVDHGTYGITIQNIIKKNFTFNRGGTIVFGGDPYQAALNLQAVYTVSGVSLSDLNIGNSFSSNTIRVNCLMNIGGQPAAPQVDFDLEMPTVNADEQQMVRSVINGQQEMNQQVVYLLAIGRFYNQGANNSTSATGERTDQTSLAMQSFLSGTLSSQINTLINQFIKNDNWNFGANISTGNEGWHNAEYEGIINGRMLNNRLLINGQFGYRDNATQANPSFIGDFDVQYLLYPNGNLALKVYNQTNDRYFTKSSLNTQGIGLIMKKDFNGIRDLFSSKKRKRKEKK; this comes from the coding sequence GTGAAGTTACTCAAAAGATTCGTTAGCTGGACAATTTGGGGTGTCATTCTACTTAATGTGGCACTCATGACCGTCTCATATATACCCCAGGCTCAGAACTACCTTGGCAGCAAGGTAGCCGATGCTATTGCCGATAAATTAGGCACCCAGGTAAGCATCGGTCGCGTTGATCTGGGACTGTTTAACCGTGTGATTATTGATGATGTGCGAATTAAGGACCAACAGCAGCAGGACATGTTGCGTGTAGGCCGCCTGTCGGTACGTCTGGAACTGCTGCCGCTGCTGGATGGCAAGATTTCCATCTCGTCGGCCCAGCTGTTTGGCGCACATCTTATATTATATAAGGAGAACGAGCGCAGCAAGACCAATTTTCAGTTCGTACTCGACTCGCTGGCATCGAAAGATACCACCAGTCATACCCCACTCGACCTGCGTATCAACTCGCTCATCGTACGTCGCACCAGCGTAACCTACGACGAGAAATACAAGCCCGTTACCATCGGCGTGTTCAATCCCTCGCACCTGAAGATAAGCGACCTGAGTGCGCACATCAACCTAAAGGCGCTGACCGACGACTCGCTGAACGTGAACGTAAAACGACTGGAGTTGAAGGAGCGTTGTGGACTGGTGGTGAAGCGCTTAAAGTTCCACTTGGCAGCCGGTCGCAAGCAGTCGCAATTAGAGAATCTGCTGGTAGAACTTCCCCAGTCGCGTTTGCAGATCGACACGCTGAACGCCACCTATCTGATGACCGACAGCGGCTTGCAGAAGGGCTCGTTAGACTATTACGGAAAGATTTCTAACACCAGCATAACTCCCTCAGAGCTAGTCTGTTTCGTTCCACAACTAAAGGGATTATCAAACCGCTTATCCATCGCAACCAGCTTTAATGGTACCGATACAAAAGTAACCATACCCAGCCTGCTGATAGCATCGGCAGGACACGAATTGGACATCAACGCCCATGGTTGGGTGGCCGACTGGCAGAAGCGCCCATCGTGGAGCGTACAGCTGAACCGCCTGGCGGTTTCGGAGGGCTATCTGGCCACGCTTGCCAACGCCTTCCCTCAGATACCTGAGGAGCTGACACGTATGGGTGGCGTACAGCTATCGGCCGAAAGCGAGCGCAACCAGCAAGGGGCGGGCAACCTGCAGGCCGATGTGCATACAGGCGCCGGCGATGCCAAGGTGGATATGAACCTGGCAGCCGACCAATCGTTTGCCGGTACGGTTGAAGTTGCAGCCTTGAACCTGCAGCAGCTGCTGGCCAGCAACGACCTGGGTAAGCTAACCACTACCCTCGCCCTGAAGGGTCAGCTGCACGAGGGACAGAAACCCGACGTGAATGTGGATGGCATTATCAGCGATTTCGACTACAAGGGCTATACCTATCATAACCTGGCGCTTAACGGCGGCTACAATCAGGGTGTGATAACCGGTAACTTTGATATAAACGACCTTAACCTGGAGGCGCAGATTACAGCAGAGCTGGCCGACCAGCATCTGAACGACAAGCCTCTTAACAGCATTAAGCTGCAAGCAAACATAGAGCGATACAACCCGCACGCCCTGCATCTGACCGACCAATGGGGCGGCGCCACGCTGAGCGGACAGCTGGAGGCTAATCTGGCTGCACGCAACCTGAACGATGCGCAAGGTAACATACGACTGAGTAACTTCAACATCTCGGCTACCGAGCAGCATCCTGCCTACCGTCTGGATAACCTGAACATCACAACAGGTCATACGGATGGCATCCACTTCCTTACCGTAAAGAGCGACTTTGCCGATGCTGAGTTGAAGGGACAGTTCGACTTTAACACGCTGGCAGGATCGTTTGTAAACCTGCTGAAGAGCAAGCTGCCCACCCTGCCCATTCTGCCTGCTACCACCACCAAGACCCACAACAACTTTGTGGTACGCCTGATGGTAAGCAAGAGCGACTGGCTGCGACGTGTGTTTAACGTCGACCTGCAACTGCGCCAGCCCGTAACCCTACAAGCCCGCGTTAACGACTTTACCAACGAGCTATACTTGAACGGCGACATCCCATCGTTTGCCTACAACGGCTCGTGGTATAGCGATGGCTACATCAACATCTCGTCGCCAGCCGACACCATGCGTTGTAACCTGAACATACGTAAGCAGATGGACGACGGCCAGCATCTGGATCTGGGACTCTCGGCCCATGCCGCTAATAATAACCTCACCACATCGCTCTACTGGGACAACCACAACGAGGGCGAGCGTATGAGTGGCGAGCTGAACACCATCATGCAGCTGTACCACAACGTGGCAGGCAAGCAAGAGGCACACCTGCGATTCATGCCGTCGCACATCATTTTGCGTGGCGAGGGTTGGGATGTAGAGCCTTCGGATGTGCTGTATAGCGATAAGTTCCTGCTGGTAGACCATTTCTCGGTTCAGCACGGACGTCAGCATATCATCGTGGATGGTATTGCCTCGAAGAACGCAACCGACTCGCTCACCGTGGATCTGCGTGAGGTTGAGGTGGGTTATATCCTCGACCTGGTGAACTTCCACAGCGTGGAGTTCAGCGGTAAGGCCACAGGAAAAGCCCGCGCCTGGTCGCTCTTCGACGAGTTTAAGGCTAATGCCGACCTGACCGTAGATGAGTTTAAGTTTGAACGCGGACGCATGGGTGTGCTGCATGCCCTTGCCAACTGGAACCACGAGGCCCAGCAGATAGATATACATGCGGTGGCCGACGACGGTCCCGATGCCCAGACACGTATCAACGGCTACGTATCACCCGTACATAACACCATCGATCTTGGTATCGAAGCCGATGGCACCAGCATCGAGTTCATGCACAACTTTACCAAGAGCTTTCTCTCGAGCATTACCGGTCATGGTAAGGGCTTGGCCCGTGTGGCTGGCACTCTCGACGATATCAACCTGACAGGTAAGCTGATTGTGGATGGCGAGGCTACCGTTACGCCGCTGAACACCACGTATAAGCTGGTACGCGACACCGTAGTGATGGTGCCCAACGAGATAGAACTGCGCCACATGCCTATCTACGATGCCTTAGGCAACAAGGCTATACTCTCGGGTGGCATACACCATCAGAGCCTGACCAACCTGAGTTTCGACCTGTTTGTAGAAACCGACAACCTGTTGGCTTACGACTTTAAGGATTTTACCAATCCCGATGGTAGCGAATCAACCTTCTACGGCACCGTTTATGCAGGTGGTAACGTATCTATCAGCGGTCATGGCAACGATGTGATTATCGATTGTAACGTAACGCCCCAGCCTGGTAGTGTGTTTGTGTATAACGCCGCCAGTCCAGATGCTATCAGCAATCAGGAGTTTATTACCTGGGAGCACCCCGATACCACCACAGTTGGCACAACGGCTAAGCTGGGCGCCACCACGCCTGCCAACACGCGTGCCGACGATACGGATATCTACATCAACTTCCAGATTAACGCCACGCCCAACGCCGCCCTGAAGCTGCTGATGGACGAAGGTACCAAGGATTACATCACCCTTTATGGTAACGGTTCGATACGCGCATCGTTCCACAACAAGGGCTCGTTTAATATGTTTGGAACCTACACCGTTGATCACGGCACGTACGGCATCACCATCCAGAATATCATCAAGAAGAACTTTACGTTTAACCGCGGTGGTACCATCGTGTTTGGTGGCGATCCCTATCAGGCAGCACTCAACCTGCAGGCCGTTTATACGGTTAGCGGCGTGAGTCTTTCCGACCTGAACATCGGCAACTCGTTCAGCAGCAACACCATTCGTGTAAACTGCTTGATGAACATTGGCGGACAGCCCGCAGCACCACAGGTTGACTTCGACCTGGAGATGCCAACGGTAAATGCCGACGAGCAGCAGATGGTACGCTCGGTTATCAACGGACAGCAGGAGATGAACCAGCAGGTGGTATATCTGTTGGCTATCGGCCGATTCTACAATCAGGGTGCCAACAACAGCACCAGCGCCACAGGCGAGCGAACCGACCAGACATCGCTGGCCATGCAGAGTTTCCTGTCGGGTACGCTATCGTCGCAAATCAATACGCTTATCAACCAGTTTATCAAGAACGATAACTGGAACTTTGGTGCCAACATATCTACTGGTAACGAGGGCTGGCACAATGCCGAGTACGAGGGTATCATCAACGGTCGCATGCTAAACAACCGACTGCTGATTAACGGACAGTTTGGCTATCGCGACAACGCCACGCAAGCCAACCCATCATTCATTGGCGACTTCGACGTGCAGTATCTCCTCTACCCCAACGGCAACTTAGCCCTGAAGGTTTACAACCAGACTAACGATCGCTACTTCACCAAGTCAAGCCTTAACACCCAAGGCATCGGTCTGATTATGAAAAAAGACTTCAACGGTATCAGAGATTTATTCTCGTCGAAGAAACGTAAACGCAAAGAAAAGAAATAG
- a CDS encoding DMT family transporter, with product MWLLLAFMSAALLGCYDSLKKQALKGNAVIPVLFLNTLFSSLFFLPFIVLSGTTQVLDGSIFHVSAGGWDMHKYILLKSLIVLSSWILGYFGMKHLPLTIVGPINATRPVMVLVGALLVFGERLNHWQWIGVLLAIASFLLLSRSGKKEGIDFKHNNWIFMIVGAAILGAVSGLYDKFLMAPVENGGVGLDRMMVQSWYNIYQCLMMGAMLWLLWWPKHEQTTPFHWSWSIVGVSLFLSIADFMYFYSLSLPEAMISIVSMIRRGSVIVSFTFGAMFFHEKNLKAKAFDLALVLLGMVFLYIGSK from the coding sequence ATGTGGTTATTATTGGCGTTTATGTCGGCAGCTTTGTTGGGCTGCTATGATTCATTAAAGAAACAGGCCCTGAAGGGTAATGCGGTTATTCCCGTGCTTTTTCTCAATACGTTGTTTTCAAGTTTGTTTTTCCTGCCGTTCATAGTGCTGAGTGGTACTACTCAGGTGCTTGATGGCAGTATATTCCATGTGTCGGCAGGCGGTTGGGATATGCACAAGTATATCCTGCTCAAGTCGCTCATCGTGCTGTCGAGCTGGATTCTGGGCTATTTCGGCATGAAGCATCTGCCACTTACGATTGTGGGTCCTATCAACGCCACACGTCCGGTGATGGTGCTGGTGGGTGCGCTCTTGGTGTTTGGCGAGCGCCTGAACCATTGGCAATGGATAGGTGTGCTGCTGGCCATCGCCTCGTTCCTACTGCTGAGTCGTAGCGGCAAGAAGGAGGGCATCGACTTTAAGCACAACAACTGGATATTTATGATTGTAGGTGCTGCCATTCTGGGTGCCGTGAGCGGTTTGTACGACAAGTTCCTGATGGCGCCAGTAGAGAATGGCGGCGTGGGCTTGGACCGCATGATGGTGCAGTCGTGGTATAACATCTACCAATGTTTAATGATGGGTGCTATGCTGTGGTTGCTGTGGTGGCCTAAGCACGAGCAGACAACGCCGTTCCATTGGTCGTGGTCGATTGTGGGTGTGAGTCTTTTCCTGAGCATCGCCGACTTCATGTACTTTTATTCACTCTCGTTGCCCGAGGCCATGATTTCTATCGTATCGATGATTCGTCGTGGTAGCGTGATTGTAAGCTTTACGTTTGGTGCGATGTTCTTCCACGAGAAGAATCTCAAGGCCAAAGCCTTCGACTTGGCGCTTGTGCTCCTTGGAATGGTATTCCTCTACATTGGTAGCAAGTAG
- the truA gene encoding tRNA pseudouridine(38-40) synthase TruA, protein MVKRYFIWLSYDGTNYHGWQVQPNGISVQGELQRVLSTLLRQDISITGAGRTDAGVHARVMAAHFEIEADIDCKQLAYKMNRMLPQDIVIDRIEEVSLDMHARFSATERTYHYYIHTRKCPFERHYSCEIHYPLDFEKMNEAGRILCTYEDFGAFCKAHSDVKTTLCNVTRAEWIQTGDTTWYFVITANRFLRNMVRAVVGTLVDVGRGRLSLDEFRSVIEGKRRSDAGESMPGNALFLEDVKY, encoded by the coding sequence ATGGTAAAAAGATATTTTATTTGGTTGAGTTATGATGGCACCAACTATCATGGATGGCAGGTGCAGCCTAACGGTATCTCTGTTCAGGGCGAGTTGCAACGCGTACTCTCAACCTTACTCCGACAGGATATTAGTATTACGGGCGCAGGACGTACGGATGCAGGTGTGCATGCCCGTGTGATGGCGGCGCATTTTGAGATAGAGGCCGATATCGACTGCAAGCAGTTGGCTTATAAGATGAACCGCATGCTGCCTCAGGATATTGTTATAGATAGGATTGAGGAGGTGTCGCTCGATATGCATGCCCGTTTCTCGGCTACCGAGCGTACGTACCATTATTATATACACACACGAAAGTGTCCGTTCGAGCGCCATTACTCGTGCGAGATTCACTATCCGCTCGATTTTGAGAAGATGAACGAGGCTGGTCGTATCCTCTGTACCTACGAGGATTTTGGTGCTTTCTGCAAGGCGCATAGCGATGTGAAGACCACCCTTTGCAACGTAACCCGTGCCGAGTGGATACAAACAGGCGATACTACCTGGTACTTTGTGATTACGGCCAATCGTTTTTTGCGTAATATGGTCCGAGCCGTGGTGGGTACGCTGGTAGATGTGGGTCGTGGTCGACTCTCGCTTGATGAGTTCCGAAGTGTGATTGAGGGCAAGCGCCGCAGCGATGCAGGCGAGTCGATGCCTGGTAACGCCTTGTTCCTTGAGGATGTGAAGTATTAA
- a CDS encoding ABC transporter permease, protein MSIFHKIIQALNDAAYIWRQEFKQVLRDEGVLIFCVIVPLVYPLLYSWVYNNETVREVPVVVVDMSHSHQSRQFIRMCDASPDVKVISHALDLDEAKSLVSRQVAKGIYYIPEDFATKLNRMEQSTISVYCDMALMLTYKAIYQTAMAVSTKMGAQMQVALAGNYTAREDVITVSPLEVEEVPMFNPQGGYGTSVLPAVLMLIIQQTLALGIGLAAGTARESNPDGDLVPAHPAYSGIYRIVGGKALCYLMVYAVMGTYLVAVVPKLFGFMQLAPWQNLMALMVPYLLACVFFGMTVSCMVRYRENVILLMVFISLPLLFLTGVSWPQSNIPGAWQGVSWIFPSTFGVRAYMRLNSMGASIGDVTSELRCLWVQVAFYFGMACLVYGHQLRETRRHLHITD, encoded by the coding sequence ATGTCTATATTCCATAAAATCATACAGGCTTTAAATGATGCCGCTTATATCTGGCGACAGGAGTTCAAGCAGGTGCTTCGCGACGAGGGCGTGCTGATTTTCTGTGTCATTGTGCCTTTGGTTTATCCGCTGCTTTACTCGTGGGTTTATAATAATGAGACCGTTCGCGAGGTGCCTGTTGTAGTGGTCGATATGTCGCATTCGCATCAGTCGCGCCAGTTTATCCGCATGTGCGATGCTTCGCCCGATGTGAAGGTGATTAGTCATGCATTAGATTTAGACGAAGCAAAAAGCTTAGTGAGTCGGCAGGTAGCAAAGGGTATCTATTATATTCCCGAGGATTTTGCCACGAAGTTGAATCGCATGGAGCAATCCACCATTAGCGTGTATTGTGATATGGCGCTGATGCTTACCTATAAAGCTATTTATCAGACGGCGATGGCTGTGAGCACCAAGATGGGTGCGCAGATGCAGGTGGCGCTGGCTGGCAACTATACTGCGCGCGAGGATGTGATAACCGTTAGTCCGCTCGAAGTAGAGGAGGTGCCGATGTTTAATCCCCAAGGTGGTTATGGTACATCGGTTTTGCCTGCCGTGCTGATGCTGATTATCCAGCAGACGTTGGCGCTTGGCATCGGACTGGCTGCCGGTACGGCTCGCGAGTCAAATCCTGATGGCGATCTGGTACCTGCTCATCCCGCTTATTCGGGCATCTATCGTATCGTAGGTGGTAAAGCGCTTTGCTATCTGATGGTGTATGCTGTTATGGGCACTTATCTGGTAGCGGTGGTGCCAAAGCTGTTTGGTTTTATGCAGTTGGCTCCTTGGCAGAATCTGATGGCTCTCATGGTGCCTTATCTGTTGGCCTGTGTCTTCTTTGGCATGACGGTTTCGTGTATGGTGCGCTATCGCGAGAATGTGATTCTGCTGATGGTGTTCATCTCGTTGCCGTTGTTGTTCCTGACGGGTGTTTCGTGGCCGCAAAGCAATATTCCTGGTGCATGGCAGGGCGTGTCGTGGATTTTCCCCAGTACTTTTGGTGTCAGAGCCTATATGCGATTAAACAGTATGGGCGCCAGTATTGGTGATGTTACTTCCGAGTTGCGCTGTCTTTGGGTTCAGGTGGCTTTCTATTTTGGTATGGCGTGCCTGGTATATGGTCATCAGCTGCGTGAGACGCGCCGGCATTTACACATAACGGATTAG
- a CDS encoding ABC transporter permease produces MKILKKNPMYGFCMVVFPLLTMVFFTSLLDDGLPQDLPVGVVDLDNTSTTRALTRKLDGFQNSRVVAHFQSVAEARHAMQENEIYGFLYFPKGTTSNLISARRPKVSFYYSNVSLSGGSMVMKDLKTVSTLGSAAVGMTTLRAKGATDKQIQAFLQPIRIDLHQVANPWSNYNVYLSTVFVPGVMMLFMFLISAYSLGMELKFNRGKEWIEKADGKIVVAIIGKYLPHILLFLMLMFFYQFYIYHVLHFPHVGGWMMVVLLSLLGVFGSIGFGIFAFGLMPSLRMSMSICSLWGVLSFSLAGSAFPAMGMDAPLQALTWLFPLRHYYMLFQITVFNGYPLIDAWFHLVALIGFTLMPWFVISKVKNAMLTYVYIP; encoded by the coding sequence ATGAAGATTCTGAAAAAGAATCCCATGTATGGCTTCTGTATGGTGGTTTTCCCGCTGTTGACGATGGTGTTTTTTACATCGCTGCTCGACGATGGCCTGCCGCAGGACTTGCCTGTGGGTGTGGTTGATCTCGACAATACCTCGACTACCCGTGCGCTTACTCGTAAGCTCGATGGTTTTCAGAATTCGCGGGTAGTGGCTCATTTCCAGTCGGTTGCCGAGGCGCGTCATGCTATGCAGGAAAACGAGATCTACGGATTCCTGTATTTCCCCAAGGGCACTACCAGTAATCTGATATCGGCTCGTCGGCCCAAGGTGTCGTTCTATTATAGTAATGTGTCATTATCGGGCGGCTCGATGGTGATGAAGGATTTGAAAACCGTTTCAACCCTTGGTTCAGCAGCTGTAGGTATGACCACGTTGCGTGCTAAAGGCGCTACCGACAAGCAGATTCAGGCTTTTTTGCAACCCATCCGAATCGACCTGCATCAGGTGGCCAATCCTTGGTCAAACTATAATGTGTATCTCTCTACCGTGTTTGTGCCTGGTGTGATGATGCTCTTTATGTTTCTGATATCCGCCTATTCGTTGGGCATGGAACTGAAGTTTAATCGTGGTAAGGAGTGGATCGAAAAGGCCGATGGTAAGATAGTTGTAGCCATCATTGGTAAGTATCTGCCACATATATTGTTATTCTTGATGCTGATGTTTTTCTATCAGTTCTACATCTATCATGTGCTCCATTTCCCACACGTAGGCGGTTGGATGATGGTAGTCCTCCTGTCTTTACTTGGCGTGTTTGGGTCTATCGGATTCGGTATCTTTGCCTTTGGCCTGATGCCTTCGTTGCGCATGTCCATGAGTATCTGTTCGTTGTGGGGCGTTCTTAGTTTCTCGCTGGCGGGTTCTGCTTTCCCGGCTATGGGTATGGATGCTCCTCTGCAGGCGCTCACGTGGCTATTCCCGTTGCGCCATTATTATATGCTATTCCAGATAACGGTATTTAATGGCTATCCGCTTATTGATGCCTGGTTCCATCTGGTAGCGCTGATAGGTTTCACGCTGATGCCTTGGTTTGTTATCAGTAAGGTTAAAAATGCTATGCTCACTTATGTCTATATTCCATAA
- a CDS encoding HlyD family secretion protein, which translates to MTEQAKRQHNNILLAILGFATVVVIVALIGFFALDRDPDIIQGQVEVTEYRVSSKVPGRILELRVKEGDYVKVGDTLAILDAPEVRAKMEQAQSAESAAAALELKAQNGARKEQIQGAFSVLQQAKAGLEIAEKSYNRVQRLFDEGVMSAQKRDEAFANYKAMEAQVKAAQSQYDMAVNGARREDKMAAAAQVGRARGAVQEVNSYIHETVQVAQMEGEVSDVYPKVGELVGTGSPIMSIAVMQDLWGTFNVREDQLKGMQVGSEVNAYVPAFDKIIKMKVYYLKDQGSYAVWKATKANGQYDLKTFEVKARPVEKMEGLRPGMSLIIKD; encoded by the coding sequence ATGACAGAACAAGCTAAACGCCAGCATAACAACATACTGCTTGCTATTTTAGGTTTTGCTACAGTTGTGGTTATCGTGGCATTGATTGGATTCTTTGCGCTGGATCGTGATCCAGACATTATCCAGGGACAGGTAGAGGTTACAGAGTACCGTGTATCTAGCAAGGTGCCAGGTCGTATTCTTGAACTTCGCGTAAAAGAGGGCGACTATGTAAAGGTGGGTGATACACTTGCTATACTTGATGCCCCTGAGGTGCGTGCCAAGATGGAACAAGCCCAAAGCGCCGAGAGCGCCGCTGCGGCTTTGGAGTTGAAGGCTCAGAATGGTGCTCGCAAGGAGCAGATTCAGGGTGCTTTCTCTGTTCTCCAGCAGGCTAAGGCAGGACTTGAGATTGCCGAGAAATCTTACAATCGTGTGCAGCGCCTGTTCGACGAGGGCGTGATGAGTGCCCAGAAACGCGACGAGGCTTTTGCCAATTACAAGGCGATGGAGGCACAGGTGAAAGCCGCTCAGAGCCAGTATGACATGGCTGTGAATGGTGCGCGCCGCGAGGATAAGATGGCTGCTGCTGCTCAGGTGGGGCGTGCCCGTGGTGCCGTGCAGGAGGTTAACTCTTATATTCACGAGACGGTTCAGGTGGCCCAGATGGAAGGCGAGGTTTCTGATGTTTATCCAAAGGTAGGTGAGTTGGTTGGTACTGGTTCGCCCATCATGTCGATAGCTGTGATGCAGGATCTTTGGGGAACATTCAATGTTCGCGAGGATCAGCTGAAAGGCATGCAGGTGGGTAGTGAGGTTAATGCCTATGTGCCTGCATTCGATAAAATCATCAAGATGAAGGTTTACTACCTGAAAGATCAGGGTTCATATGCCGTGTGGAAGGCCACCAAGGCTAATGGTCAGTACGACCTGAAAACCTTTGAGGTTAAAGCCCGTCCGGTTGAGAAGATGGAAGGCTTGCGCCCTGGCATGAGCTTGATTATTAAGGATTGA
- a CDS encoding TolC family protein has translation MKKTFGILLLSAVITPVGAQRILSLDSCRQMALRNNKQLGISKLKQDVAENARKSARTKYLPHVSAIGTYEFTSEEISILNDGQKAALGGLGTLVGGTLQNTLGSLVATLPPAAQMQMAQDMANVTAGLNQKGQNIVDAFRTDTRNIFAGSVVVTQPVFMGGAIVALNKMADITTEMAKNSMDARRHATLYQIDQAYWQVVSLHHKKALAESYLELVKKFDSDVHKMIDEGVATRSDGLSVDVKVNEAEMTLTKVNDGLVLSRMLLNQLCGLPLNESVILQDEQADNIAVVELTPQLDVENAVAHRPELKMLQNTVDLSKQATNVLKAANLPQVALMGGYAVSNPNVLNGFEKKFAGFWHLGVIVRVPIWNWGDVMYKVRASKGATAIATLELDEAREKIELQVNQTTFKVDEANKKLTMAQKNIQRADENLRTANLGFQEGVISPTVVMEAQTAWLQAQSQKIDAEIDVKLSQVDLQKALGTLE, from the coding sequence ATGAAAAAAACTTTTGGAATTTTACTGCTTTCGGCAGTCATCACGCCTGTTGGGGCTCAAAGAATATTGAGCTTGGACAGTTGCCGACAGATGGCGCTGAGAAACAATAAGCAGTTAGGTATTTCCAAACTTAAACAGGATGTGGCCGAAAATGCTCGTAAGTCGGCGCGCACCAAGTACCTGCCCCACGTGAGTGCTATAGGTACCTATGAGTTTACGAGCGAGGAGATATCTATTCTTAATGATGGTCAGAAGGCTGCCTTGGGTGGTCTTGGTACTCTTGTCGGTGGTACCCTGCAAAACACTTTAGGTTCGTTGGTAGCCACGTTGCCACCAGCAGCCCAGATGCAGATGGCGCAGGATATGGCTAATGTAACAGCTGGTTTGAACCAGAAGGGCCAGAACATCGTAGATGCTTTCCGTACCGATACCCGTAACATCTTTGCTGGTTCGGTTGTGGTTACCCAACCCGTGTTTATGGGTGGTGCTATCGTAGCTCTCAATAAGATGGCCGACATCACCACCGAGATGGCCAAGAACTCGATGGATGCCCGTCGTCATGCCACGCTGTATCAGATCGATCAGGCCTACTGGCAGGTGGTATCGCTCCATCATAAAAAGGCATTGGCCGAGAGCTATCTCGAACTCGTTAAGAAGTTTGATAGCGATGTACATAAGATGATTGACGAGGGCGTGGCTACACGTAGCGACGGACTGAGTGTTGACGTGAAGGTGAACGAGGCCGAGATGACCCTGACTAAGGTGAACGACGGCTTGGTACTCTCACGTATGTTGCTCAATCAGTTGTGCGGACTGCCCTTGAACGAGTCTGTGATTCTGCAGGACGAGCAGGCCGATAATATTGCTGTAGTAGAGCTCACCCCACAGTTGGATGTGGAGAATGCTGTGGCCCATCGCCCAGAGTTGAAGATGCTGCAGAATACCGTCGACCTGAGTAAGCAGGCCACCAACGTGCTCAAGGCTGCAAACCTGCCTCAGGTAGCGCTCATGGGTGGTTACGCTGTCAGCAATCCTAACGTGCTGAATGGTTTCGAAAAGAAGTTCGCAGGTTTCTGGCATTTGGGCGTTATCGTTCGTGTGCCCATCTGGAACTGGGGCGACGTGATGTATAAGGTACGTGCCTCGAAGGGCGCTACTGCCATCGCAACCCTCGAACTCGACGAGGCCCGCGAAAAGATTGAGCTTCAGGTTAACCAGACCACCTTTAAGGTTGATGAGGCTAACAAGAAGCTGACCATGGCGCAGAAGAATATCCAGCGCGCCGACGAGAACCTGCGTACCGCTAACCTGGGATTCCAGGAGGGTGTTATCAGTCCTACCGTTGTGATGGAGGCTCAGACAGCTTGGCTGCAGGCTCAGTCGCAGAAGATAGATGCAGAAATTGATGTTAAACTTAGTCAGGTTGACCTGCAGAAGGCCCTTGGCACATTAGAATAA